The following proteins are co-located in the Panthera uncia isolate 11264 chromosome F1, Puncia_PCG_1.0, whole genome shotgun sequence genome:
- the SERTAD4 gene encoding SERTA domain-containing protein 4 isoform X2, with translation MTLVLSMNRFCEPIVSEGAAEIAGYQTLWEADSYGGPSPPGPAQAPLQGDRGAGPPLAGSHYRGISNPITTSKITYFKRKYVEEEDFHPPLSSCSHKRRAGNNLAADMGVKRCQPHNKHQTRI, from the exons ATGACTCTGGTTCTGTCCATGAATAGATTCTGCGAGCCCATTGTCTCGGAAGGAGCTGCTGAAATTGCTGGGTACCAGACACTATGGGAGGCTGACAGCTACGGAGGCCCAAGCCCCCCTGGGCCAGCACAGGCTCCTCTGCAGGGAGACCGGGGAGCCGGTCCCCCACTGGCAG GATCACATTACAGGGGAATTTCAAATCCTATAACAACATCCAAGATCACATACTTTAAGAGGAAGTATGTGGAAGAAGAGGATTTTCACCCACCACTCAGCAGCTGTAGCCataaa AGAAGAGCTGGGAACAACTTGGCAGCAGACATGGGCGTTAAGAGATGTCAACCTCACAATAAACATCAGACAAGGATATAA
- the SERTAD4 gene encoding SERTA domain-containing protein 4 isoform X1 gives MTLVLSMNRFCEPIVSEGAAEIAGYQTLWEADSYGGPSPPGPAQAPLQGDRGAGPPLAGSHYRGISNPITTSKITYFKRKYVEEEDFHPPLSSCSHKTISIFEERAHILYMSLEKLKFIDDPEVYLRRSVLINNLMKRIHGEIITQSNWCFPACSFNGTSAQEWFMAQDCPYRKRPRMAKEECEKFHACCFYQECGGHYLNVPLSVHASVGSASTTVPSSSSSSSSSPPLPLPSCSHQVDFDVGSAPIYKGDGQIPANEIFVTNVRSLGVQEKATVSDEKANHDTNRDGGPISHEPVGNDLAFECKGQFYDYFETAYNEKSNVSESWKKSLRKKEPSPSNKLCCNKGSKI, from the exons ATGACTCTGGTTCTGTCCATGAATAGATTCTGCGAGCCCATTGTCTCGGAAGGAGCTGCTGAAATTGCTGGGTACCAGACACTATGGGAGGCTGACAGCTACGGAGGCCCAAGCCCCCCTGGGCCAGCACAGGCTCCTCTGCAGGGAGACCGGGGAGCCGGTCCCCCACTGGCAG GATCACATTACAGGGGAATTTCAAATCCTATAACAACATCCAAGATCACATACTTTAAGAGGAAGTATGTGGAAGAAGAGGATTTTCACCCACCACTCAGCAGCTGTAGCCataaa ACCATCTCAATTTTTGAGGAACGAGCCCACATCCTTTATATGTCATTAGAAAAGCTAAAGTTTATCGATGATCCTGAGGTATACCTGCGAAGATCTGTCCTTATAAACAATTTGATGAAAAGGATCCATGGAGAAATCATCACGCAGAGTAACTGGTGCTTTCCTGCCTGCTCTTTCAATGGCACCTCTGCTCAAGAGTGGTTCATGGCTCAAGACTGTCCCTACCGAAAACGACCACGGATGGCCAAAGAGGAGTGTGAAAAATTCCATGCCTGCTGCTTTTACCAAGAATGTGGTGGTCACTACCTAAATGTACCCCTTTCTGTCCATGCTAGCGTTGGAAGTGCCTCCACCactgtcccctcttcctcctcatcctcctcttcctctccccctctaccTTTACCGAGTTGTTCCCACCAGGTGGATTTTGACGTAGGCAGCGCACCTATTTACAAGGGTGATGGCCAGATACCTGCCAATGAAATCTTTGTTACTAATGTCAGGTCGCTAGGTGTTCAGGAAAAGGCCACCGTAAGTGATGAGAAAGCAAATCATGACACCAACAGGGATGGTGGCCCCATAAGCCATGAACCTGTGGGAAATGACCTGGCTTTTGAGTGCAAAGGccaattttatgattattttgagaCTGCATATAATGAAAAAAGCAATGTGAGCGAGTCTTGGAAAAAATCCTTAAGGAAAAAGGAGCCTTCACCAAGTAACAAACTGTGCTGCAACAAAGGGAGTAAAATATGA